Proteins encoded within one genomic window of Rhodohalobacter sp. SW132:
- a CDS encoding TonB-dependent siderophore receptor encodes MFYKLLLSLTFIALFIVQDVFSQVEVELDSIAVTASRISSTVSESGKNVSVITRRDIDQMPVTSVDDLLRSLPGVNINARQGFGVQADVGVRGSTFSQVLFMLDNVPLNDPLTAHFNTNIPVSLSEIGQIELVRGPASASFGADAVGGVIHIKTRSYLERELSRSDQLQTRVSADLGAGQHNLQLGDIAVDLQQNRWRFSTSLRHVSSDGEELDNPGFDAGASDQPTYNNYFNLTTFTSSLSYRLSDHLTIYTRGGIEERDFSARYFYTRSEFDQSEEQIGSRWGLAAITHDRNAHRSELNFSYRNVEDTFDFMPGAIPPNDHTTDQIFVNLSHQYELQSDAISNRFNYIRLMAGAQYLNKQIESTDRGNHQTDMGGIYAIGSFSWLNGFNVTASARIQFDSNVPAEFLPQLSASYTAGTVTLRSSAGRAIRVGDFTERYISSQIPDLQPLRNIGNPDLRPERSFTIDGGLDWRPRSTVKISPTVFYRSSSNLIDYALVNSNQITNADNLQPDELYFYASNIEQSSVVGVEFLSDLTHNLNQNRAIGLQAGYTFIRTTSDGDDPSKYIANHPSHQVNFGLRYTARWISFHSENSYHVRSEESDQIIDGDVPSAYFLSNLKIEAQTGWSPSTVYLRVMNLTDTEYQEILGAPMPRRWIMAGLKLQF; translated from the coding sequence ATGTTTTACAAGTTACTCTTATCTCTCACATTTATAGCTCTTTTTATTGTTCAGGATGTATTTTCACAGGTTGAGGTGGAACTTGATTCTATTGCTGTTACTGCATCCCGGATCTCTTCCACCGTTTCCGAAAGCGGAAAAAATGTTTCGGTAATCACCCGGCGTGATATCGACCAGATGCCTGTCACTTCTGTGGATGATCTGCTCCGGTCACTGCCGGGCGTAAATATCAATGCGCGGCAGGGTTTTGGCGTACAGGCGGATGTGGGCGTTCGCGGCAGCACGTTTTCACAGGTACTGTTTATGCTTGATAATGTACCGCTGAACGATCCGCTCACAGCTCATTTCAATACCAATATTCCGGTTTCTCTTTCTGAAATCGGTCAGATTGAACTCGTTCGCGGTCCTGCAAGTGCTTCTTTTGGCGCCGATGCTGTTGGCGGCGTGATCCATATCAAAACCAGGTCATACCTCGAACGTGAACTATCGAGAAGTGATCAGCTTCAAACCCGCGTTTCAGCCGATCTTGGCGCGGGTCAGCACAACCTGCAGCTTGGCGACATAGCCGTTGACCTCCAGCAAAATCGATGGAGATTCAGCACCTCGCTGCGGCACGTTTCATCCGACGGTGAGGAGCTCGACAATCCCGGTTTTGACGCCGGTGCTTCTGATCAGCCCACCTACAACAACTATTTTAACCTGACCACCTTCACCTCCTCGCTCTCCTACAGGCTCTCCGATCACCTCACCATCTACACCCGCGGCGGTATTGAAGAGCGGGATTTCAGCGCCCGATATTTTTACACACGCAGTGAGTTTGATCAATCTGAAGAACAGATCGGCAGCCGATGGGGACTTGCAGCAATCACGCACGACCGAAATGCGCACCGCTCCGAACTTAATTTTTCCTACCGGAATGTGGAGGATACGTTCGATTTTATGCCCGGTGCCATTCCGCCAAATGATCACACGACTGACCAGATCTTTGTAAATCTCTCCCATCAATATGAACTTCAGAGTGATGCAATCTCAAACCGGTTCAATTACATTCGCCTGATGGCGGGTGCACAGTACCTGAACAAGCAGATTGAGAGTACCGACCGCGGAAACCATCAAACCGATATGGGCGGAATTTACGCGATTGGATCCTTCAGCTGGCTCAACGGATTTAATGTCACGGCCAGTGCCCGTATTCAGTTCGACAGCAACGTGCCGGCTGAATTTCTGCCGCAGCTGAGTGCCTCCTATACCGCCGGCACCGTCACGCTTCGCAGTTCAGCAGGCCGTGCCATTCGCGTGGGTGATTTTACCGAGCGCTATATCTCTTCACAAATTCCTGATCTGCAGCCGCTTCGAAACATCGGAAATCCGGATCTTCGTCCCGAGCGCTCATTTACCATCGACGGCGGGCTCGACTGGAGACCCCGCAGTACAGTCAAAATTTCACCAACCGTTTTCTACCGATCATCGAGCAACCTGATCGATTATGCACTGGTGAATTCCAATCAGATTACAAATGCCGATAATCTGCAGCCGGATGAACTCTATTTTTACGCATCCAACATCGAACAGAGCAGCGTAGTGGGTGTGGAGTTTTTGTCTGATCTGACCCATAACCTGAATCAAAACCGGGCCATCGGGCTTCAGGCCGGCTACACCTTTATTCGCACAACGAGTGATGGCGATGATCCGTCGAAGTACATTGCAAATCACCCCAGTCACCAGGTAAACTTCGGGCTGCGGTACACCGCACGATGGATCTCCTTTCATTCAGAAAACAGCTACCATGTTCGTTCGGAAGAGTCCGACCAGATTATTGATGGAGATGTTCCGTCAGCCTATTTCCTGAGCAATCTAAAAATAGAAGCTCAGACCGGCTGGAGCCCTTCCACGGTTTATCTCCGCGTGATGAATCTTACCGACACCGAATACCAGGAGATCCTTGGAGCACCAATGCCGCGCCGATGGATTATGGCCGGGCTAAAGCTTCAATTTTGA
- a CDS encoding Hsp20/alpha crystallin family protein: protein MRNRNLPTMFADRNSDVASLSSWMDRVFDEVVNRNSGTFVPTLNVSETDKTFEINVALPGMSREDVEIHYENDILTISGERRWKEEEKENGRRYHRVESGYGTFNRSLPLPKIVDAENISASFENGELIITAPKLKEKAGKKIEVK from the coding sequence ATGAGAAATCGAAATCTTCCAACCATGTTTGCGGATCGAAATTCAGATGTAGCCAGTTTGAGCAGCTGGATGGACCGCGTGTTTGATGAAGTTGTAAATCGTAACTCCGGAACATTTGTACCTACACTGAATGTCTCCGAAACGGATAAAACATTTGAAATTAATGTAGCACTTCCCGGTATGAGCAGGGAAGATGTTGAAATTCATTATGAAAATGATATCCTGACCATCAGCGGTGAACGTCGCTGGAAAGAGGAAGAGAAAGAAAACGGCCGCCGCTATCACAGAGTGGAATCAGGATATGGTACTTTCAACCGGTCGCTGCCATTGCCAAAAATTGTAGATGCTGAAAACATTTCTGCATCATTTGAAAATGGTGAGTTAATCATAACAGCGCCGAAATTAAAAGAGAAGGCCGGCAAAAAAATCGAAGTGAAATAA
- a CDS encoding histidine kinase dimerization/phosphoacceptor domain -containing protein, with amino-acid sequence MTNHSALQTSQYQGDAVNGSTITVEEVRLKELQSYYIPELNSDENLDSLIRLAARICGAPIGMINFIDEDSQWTKSSVGIDVGRYPREHTFCQHTIQNDKRMVVEDLAEDNRFKNSPYVLNEPNFRFYAGYNIKGSGGSNIGTLCVIDQEPRKLTDHQLESLSILSSEVEVRLNLRKRNAELEKTATFLKNSADLMFTIDPKLYKILSINDEVQHLLGYSTNDLSGEPLTKLIHGSEFINELNRWADSNDRPDHFSRQTLIKSANENCFWFEVTLSEKKGLWYATAKSIQKMKEIEMSHQDTLNILTQAQRIAMVGHWVWLPQQDILTWSPQLHQLMRTDPDTFEPSIERFEEMLPGEEDVQKLTDAVTRVIGGGEFIPCEHKVTRADGEQIHVIERAEVYRNEEGAPVKVMGILKDITQQKESQMKISESLHEKELMLGEIHHRVKNNLAMISGIIQLEMSSSEPDSESIQSILTRIQSLALVHENLYQSDSFSKVPFGSLLEDLISIAAKNASGDHAPEITIESVPVDININQAIPFALAINQLIYACLGRDPNPITISLDEVDEQVRLQIYKTGDACSILKYDITSSNDELSRELFHSLLKQCGADYKIDLDDFNIKLVLSFIKSNIKGSSDSQLFMN; translated from the coding sequence GTGACTAATCATTCAGCGTTACAAACATCTCAGTATCAGGGAGATGCGGTGAACGGCAGTACCATCACCGTAGAAGAAGTTCGCCTTAAAGAACTTCAATCGTACTATATTCCTGAATTAAATAGTGATGAAAATCTTGATTCTCTTATCCGCCTCGCAGCCCGGATTTGCGGCGCCCCGATTGGAATGATCAATTTCATTGACGAAGATAGCCAATGGACAAAATCATCCGTTGGTATTGATGTGGGCCGATACCCGCGGGAACACACATTTTGTCAACATACCATTCAGAATGATAAACGAATGGTCGTTGAGGATTTAGCCGAAGATAACCGGTTTAAAAACTCACCTTATGTTCTTAATGAACCTAATTTTCGGTTTTATGCCGGCTATAATATTAAAGGAAGCGGCGGATCTAACATCGGAACACTTTGTGTTATCGATCAGGAACCTCGAAAGCTGACGGATCATCAGCTCGAAAGCCTGAGCATTCTGAGCTCAGAGGTTGAGGTTCGCCTTAATCTGCGAAAAAGAAATGCTGAACTGGAAAAAACCGCTACTTTTTTGAAAAATTCTGCGGATCTGATGTTTACCATCGATCCGAAATTATATAAGATTCTCAGCATCAACGACGAGGTTCAGCACCTTCTTGGGTATTCCACGAATGACCTGTCGGGAGAGCCGCTTACCAAGCTGATCCACGGCTCTGAGTTTATTAACGAACTGAATCGATGGGCCGATTCTAATGATCGTCCAGACCACTTTTCCAGGCAAACACTGATAAAATCTGCGAATGAAAACTGTTTTTGGTTTGAGGTTACGCTTTCTGAAAAAAAAGGACTCTGGTACGCTACCGCCAAAAGTATCCAGAAGATGAAAGAGATCGAAATGAGTCATCAGGATACGCTGAATATCCTCACGCAGGCTCAGCGGATTGCCATGGTTGGTCACTGGGTCTGGCTGCCACAGCAAGATATTCTCACCTGGTCACCTCAGCTCCATCAACTAATGAGAACCGACCCCGATACTTTTGAACCTTCTATCGAAAGGTTTGAAGAAATGCTTCCAGGTGAAGAGGATGTACAAAAACTTACAGATGCTGTAACCCGTGTAATCGGGGGTGGTGAATTTATCCCATGCGAACATAAAGTAACCCGTGCAGATGGTGAACAGATTCACGTGATTGAACGGGCTGAGGTCTACCGAAATGAAGAGGGCGCTCCTGTTAAAGTAATGGGAATATTGAAAGATATTACCCAGCAGAAAGAGTCGCAGATGAAGATCAGTGAGTCCCTTCACGAAAAGGAGCTGATGCTCGGTGAGATTCATCACAGGGTGAAAAATAACCTGGCGATGATTTCCGGCATTATCCAGCTTGAGATGAGCAGTAGCGAGCCCGATTCTGAATCCATCCAGAGCATACTCACCCGAATTCAATCGCTCGCCCTGGTACATGAAAATCTCTATCAATCCGATTCTTTTTCTAAGGTACCGTTTGGCAGCCTGCTTGAAGATCTTATCTCAATTGCGGCGAAAAATGCTTCTGGAGACCACGCCCCGGAGATAACCATTGAGTCAGTTCCGGTTGATATTAACATCAACCAGGCAATTCCATTTGCACTCGCAATCAATCAATTGATTTACGCCTGCCTGGGTCGCGATCCCAATCCAATTACCATCTCACTGGATGAAGTTGACGAGCAGGTTCGCCTGCAGATTTACAAAACGGGTGACGCATGTTCCATTCTAAAATACGATATCACCTCCAGCAACGATGAACTCTCAAGAGAACTGTTCCACTCGCTACTGAAGCAGTGTGGAGCGGATTACAAAATCGATTTGGATGACTTCAACATTAAGCTGGTTCTCTCATTTATAAAATCAAATATCAAAGGCAGCTCCGACAGCCAGCTATTTATGAATTGA
- a CDS encoding AraC family transcriptional regulator, whose protein sequence is MRDKVDVSNSIKILNENLNSVARVAEWADVMGYDCPKKFARSFLKHYYERPQAYLKYVRLKSITRDLRDGKQSNFMIAIKHGIPDEIALNKFVNYHLGCSPTDIKRMTTEQAERCIGKIR, encoded by the coding sequence ATGAGGGATAAAGTAGATGTATCAAACTCAATAAAAATATTGAACGAAAATCTGAACAGTGTTGCAAGAGTGGCAGAGTGGGCGGATGTAATGGGGTACGACTGCCCGAAAAAGTTCGCCAGAAGCTTTTTGAAGCATTACTACGAACGCCCGCAAGCCTACCTGAAATATGTCCGTTTGAAAAGTATTACTCGGGATTTGCGTGATGGCAAGCAGTCAAATTTCATGATTGCGATAAAACACGGAATTCCGGATGAGATTGCGCTCAATAAGTTTGTGAACTACCATCTTGGATGTTCACCCACTGATATTAAGCGAATGACGACTGAACAGGCTGAAAGATGTATTGGGAAAATTCGGTAG
- a CDS encoding DUF4255 domain-containing protein → MIHTSLTFLTRQINEDLKLRTDDPDTERIFLTSVATESAGIVIPDSSLGLSLINIEEERHFKDQKTTVLNENGIAEQMNPEIKLNLFILISANFQDTRQQDPSDDYVEGLKQLSYVISFFQSKNVFTPDNSPAMSEIDPELQKLVVELYSYSFEQLYNFWSVVGAKYLPSVLYRVRLIRFQEKSIKSTALPIEKIGIHSHGKNHG, encoded by the coding sequence ATGATACACACATCTCTAACTTTTCTAACCCGGCAGATCAATGAAGATCTGAAATTACGGACGGATGATCCCGATACGGAACGGATATTTTTGACAAGTGTGGCTACTGAAAGTGCCGGTATTGTGATTCCCGACAGCTCCCTGGGGCTCTCGCTGATCAATATCGAGGAGGAGAGACATTTTAAAGACCAGAAGACCACCGTCTTAAATGAAAATGGCATCGCCGAGCAGATGAATCCGGAGATTAAGCTGAACCTGTTTATCCTGATTTCGGCCAACTTCCAGGATACCCGTCAGCAGGATCCGAGTGATGATTATGTGGAAGGGCTAAAACAATTGTCGTACGTAATCTCTTTTTTTCAGTCCAAAAATGTATTCACCCCGGATAACTCCCCGGCCATGAGTGAAATCGATCCGGAGCTTCAAAAATTGGTAGTTGAGCTCTACTCCTATTCGTTTGAGCAGCTCTACAATTTCTGGAGTGTTGTTGGAGCGAAATATTTACCGTCGGTTCTCTACCGCGTCCGGCTGATTCGCTTCCAGGAGAAATCGATCAAATCTACGGCACTGCCTATCGAGAAAATTGGAATTCACAGTCATGGGAAGAATCATGGTTAG